A section of the Ornithinimicrobium sufpigmenti genome encodes:
- a CDS encoding DNA-binding response regulator, which produces MSPVTVALRDDYDVVVHGLEAMLAPFADRVQVVELNVDTATVTPVDVTLYDTFAQSQADSEDISRIVENPTNGRVVVYSWNAQPELVRQALERGCAGYVDKSTGAEELVAAIERIAAGEVVTLTPRPEPSGETPYGTWPGKEHGLSAREAEILALITQGMTNEGIAARAYLSINTVKSYIRTAYRKIGVTRRSQAVRWGMEHGMLPDHTRELR; this is translated from the coding sequence GTGAGTCCCGTGACCGTTGCCCTCCGCGATGACTATGACGTGGTCGTGCACGGCCTGGAGGCCATGCTGGCCCCCTTCGCCGACCGGGTGCAGGTGGTCGAGCTCAACGTGGACACCGCCACGGTCACCCCGGTGGACGTCACGCTCTACGACACCTTCGCCCAGAGCCAGGCCGACTCCGAGGACATCAGCAGGATCGTCGAGAACCCCACCAACGGGCGGGTCGTCGTCTACTCCTGGAACGCCCAGCCCGAGCTGGTGCGACAGGCCCTGGAGCGGGGCTGCGCCGGCTACGTGGACAAGTCCACCGGCGCGGAGGAGCTGGTGGCGGCGATCGAGCGGATCGCCGCCGGGGAGGTGGTCACCCTCACCCCTCGGCCCGAGCCCAGCGGCGAGACGCCCTACGGCACCTGGCCCGGCAAGGAGCACGGCCTGTCCGCGCGCGAGGCGGAGATCCTGGCGCTGATCACCCAGGGCATGACCAACGAGGGCATCGCCGCTCGGGCCTACCTGTCGATCAACACGGTGAAGTCCTACATCCGCACGGCCTACCGCAAGATCGGGGTGACCCGCCGCAGCCAGGCCGTGCGCTGGGGCATGGAGCACGGGATGCTCCCGGACCACACCCGCGAGCTGCGCTGA